DNA from Asanoa sp. WMMD1127:
CTTCGCAGGGTCCGGATCAGGCGACGCCGAGGTACGCGTCCTTGACCGCGGGGTCGTTGAGCAGCTCGCGACCCGTGCCTTCCTTGACGATGCGGCCGGTCTCCAGCACGTACGCCCGGTGGGCGCGGGACAGCGCCTGCTGGGCGTTCTGCTCCACCAGCAGGATGGTCGTGCCGTCCCGCTGGTTGATCTCCGTGATGATCTCGAAGATCTGCTGGATCAGCTTCGGCGCGAGGCCCATCGAGGGCTCGTCGAGCAGCAGCAGCTTGGGCCGGCTCATCAGGGCCCGGCCCACCGCCAGCATCTGCTGCTCGCCGCCGGAGAGCGTGCCGCCGGGCTGCTTGAACCGCTCCCGCAGGCGCGGGAAGAGCTCCAGCACGTGCTCCATGTCCTTGGCGATGTTGGCGCTGTCCCGGCGGGTGTAGGCGCCCATCTCCAGGTTGTCCTTCACCGACATGCCGGGGAACACCCCGCGGCCTTCCGGCGACTGGCAGATGCCCTGGGTGACCCGCAGGTCGGCGCGCATCTTGCTGATGTCGACGCCGTTGAAACGGATCCGGCCGGAGGCGATCGCGCGCAGGCCGGAGACGGCTCGCATCGTGGTCGTCTTGCCGGCGCCGTTGGCCCCGATCAGCGCCACGATCTCACCCTCGGCGACGTTGACGGAGATGCCGTGCAACGCCTGGATCCGCCCGTACAGCAGGGTGATGTTGTCGATCTCAAGCAGCATCTTCGGTCACCCCCAGGTAGGCCGCGATCACCTTCGGGTCCTCGCGGACCTCGGCCGGCGAGCCCTCGGCGATCTTCTTGCCGAACTCGAGCACCACGATCCGGTCGGTGACGCCCATGACGAGGCGCATGTCGTGCTCGATGAGCAGCACGGTCACGCCGGTGTCGCGGATGTCGCGGATCAGCTGGAGCAGCGCGTCCTTCTCCGCCGGGTTGAAGCCCGCCGCCGGCTCGTCGAGGCACAGCATCTTCGGCTGCGTGGCCAGGGCCCGGGCGATCTCCAACCGGCGCTGCTCGCCGTAGGAGAGGTTGCGGGCCGCCTCGTCGTGCCGGCGGATGCCGACGAAGTCGAGGAGCTCGCGCGACCGCTCGCGGCCGCTGCGCTCCTCCTGCCAGTAGCGCGGGAGGCGCAGCAGCGCGCTGGGAACGCTGGTCTTGTGGTGCGTGTCCGCACCGACCATGACGTTCTCCAGGGCGGTCATCTCGGGGAACAGCCGGATGTTCTGGAACGTCCGGGCGATGCCCAGCTTGGTGATCTTGTAGCGGGCGCGGCCGGCCAGCTTCTGGCCCTGGAACCGGATCTCCCCCGAGGTCGGGGTGTAGACGCCGGTCATGGCGTTGAAGCAGGTGGTCTTGCCGGCGCCGTTCGGGCCGATCAGACCGAGGATCTCGCCCTCGTAGAGGTTGAAGTTGACCTTGTCGAGCGCCACCACGCCGCCGAAGCGCAGCGTGACGTTGTCGACCTCCAGCAGGGCGTTGCGCCCGGCCGGGGTCGGCGCCGGGTGCGGCGTCGACTCCCCGGACGGCGGCTCGGCCGGCACGCCGACCGTGGCGCGGGCGTCGGGCGCCGCGTCGCGCTCGCTGGTGACGTCGCGCTCGGCGGCGTCCTGCGGCTCGGGAGGCGTCTCAGGCACCGACCATCGCCTCCTTCTCACGATCCTTGAGCTCGGCGGCACGCCGCCGGTTGGGCCACAATCCTTGTGGTCTGAAGATCATTACCACGATGAGGATGATGCCGAAGAACAGATATCGCAGGTTGGTCGCACTGACGTCGTAGGGCTCACCGGCGATCCGGACCTGCTCGGGCAGGCCGAACACGTCTCCGACCGAGCGCAGCCATTCCGGCACGTAGATGACCAGGAAGCCGCCCAGGATCGCGCCGAAGATGTTGCCGGCGCCGCCGAGCAGCACCGCGGCGAGCACCAGGATCGACTGCTCCAGGCGGAACGTCGACGAGTTGACGAAGTTCGCCTGGCCGGCCCAGAGCGCGCCGGAGAAACCGCCGATGCCCGCGCCCATCGCGAACGCCCAGATCTTGAACTTGTAGGTCGGGACGCCCATGAGCTCGGCGGCGTCCTCGTCCTCGCGGATCGCGACCCAGGCGCGGCCCACCCGGCTCCGCACGAGGTTCCGGATCAGGAAGACCATGCCGATGATGACGGTCAGGATCAGCCAGTAGTACGGCTTGGCGTCGAACTGGAAGATCGGCGTGCCGTCGGAGTTGGTGCCCGGCGGGCGGCCGATGTTGGGGATGCCCCGGTCGCCGTTGAAGATCCAGTCGTTCTGCTGCGCGACGATCCGGATCATCTCGGCGAAGCCCAGCGTCACGATCGCGAGGTAGTCACCGCGCAATCGCAGCACCGGGAAGCCGAGTATCACGCCGGCCAACAACGACAGCGCGATCGCCAGTGGCAGCGCCACCAGCCACGGCCACGGGCTCTCCAGCCAGTTGTACTCCGTGAAGACCTTGCTCTGCGGCGAGGTCAACGTCGCGACCGTGTAGGCGCCGACGGCGAAGAAGCCGAAGAAGCCCAGGTCGAGCAGGCCGGCGTAGCCGACCACGATGTTGAGGCCGAGCGCCAGCAGGATGTAGTAGCCGCACTGGAACAGCACCGTCGCCATGTCGTTGCGCGTGGTGTAGAGCGGGATGTATTCGCCCAGCGGGAGGCCGAGGTATTCGTAGAAGCCCTTGTTGGGCAGGGCGTACAGGAACACCACGAAGACCACGATCAGGCCGATCTTGCTGGCCTTGGGCAGCCGGTCCCAGCGTTCGCTCAAACCGTGGCTGAAGTTCCGCCACCGGGTACGGACGTCGGTCATGCGCGGGCCCTCCCGAGCGACTCGCCCAACAGACCGGTCGGGCGGAACATCAGAAGCAGGATCAGCACGAGGAAGCCGATGAAGTCACGGAAGTTCGTGCCGAACACCGCGGACCCGTAGTTTTCCACGAGGCCGAGGAGGATGCCGCCGAGCGCGGCGCCACGCAGGTTGCCGATGCCGCCGAGCACCGCGGCGGCGAACGCCTTGAGGCCGATCAGGAAGCCCACGTTGAAGCGGGTGCTGGCCGCCTTCATGTCGGACATCACCGCCGCGACGCCGGCCATCAGGCCGCCGAGGAGGAAGACCAGCAGGATGACCCGGTTCTTGTTGACGCCCATCAGGGCCGCGGTGTTCGCGTCCTGCGCGACGGCCCGGATGCCCCGGCCGAAGCGGGTGCGCTGGACGAACCAGTCGAGGCCGACCATCGCGATGACGGCGACGGCGAGTGTGGAGATCTGCAGCGGCGTCAGCGACCAGGAGCCGACCGAGATGACCGGGTCGGTGGGCAGCATCGCCGGCACGCCGAACTGACGGCGGTTGGTGAACGCGCCCATGCCTTCGGAGAGCACGAACGACGCTCCGATGGCGGTGATCAGGAAGGCGAGGGGTGGTGCGTTGCGGGCCCGGAGCGGCCGGTAGGCGGTGACCTCGACGAGCATCGCGAAGAAACCACAGAGGAGCGCGGCCACGACGATCGCCAGCGCGATCAGGCCGAACGCCTCGCCGAGGGAGGGCCGGGGGGAGTTGGCGTCGAAGCCGAACGCCGACCAGGTCCAGATGGCGCCGAAGGTGCCGATCATGAAGACGTCGGAGTGGGCGAAGTTGATCAGGCGTAGGACGCCGTAGACGAGCGTGTATCCCAGGGCGATCAACGCGTAGATCGCGCCCTGGGTCAACCCGGTGGTAGTCAACACCGGGAAACCGTTGATCAGTTCGTTCATTGCAGCAGGTTCTCCCGGGAGATCCCTCAGTCAAGGCCGATGCGGCCGGGCTGGCGTGCCCGGCCGCACCGGCATGGGTTGACGCGACCGTCGTGCCCGATGGAGGAGCCGGCTCGCGGGGTGGACGCCGAGCCGGCTCGACCATGGATCAGGCCTTCGGGATCTCCTTGTCCGGCGCCCAGGCGCCGTTCTTGGCGACGTAGGCCCAGACGCGGACCTCGGCCGGGTCGAGCTCGCCCTTGTCGTCCCACTTGTAGGTGACGCCCGTGGCGGAACCGGCCTTGTTGTAGGACTTCAGGAACGCCTGGATGTCCGCGCGGGTGGACTTACCCTCGCCGATGGCCTCGAGGAAGATCTTGGTGAGGTCGTAGGCGACGTCGGCGTACACACCCGGGTCGGCGTTGTACTCCGCCTTGAAGTCCTGCACGAAGGTGCCCTTGGCGGTGGTGGCCGGGGCACAGGGGCAGGTCGCGACCGCACCCTCGACGTCGGCGTTACCGGTCACGGACAGCATGTTGGCGTCGTAGATGCCGTCACCGCCGACGAAGGTGCCCTTGTAGCCGGCAGCCCGCAGCTGCTTGAGGAACGGGCTGGCCTCCTCGGTGTAACCGCCGTAGAACAGCGCGGTCGCGCCGCTGGAGGTCACCTTGGTGACGATGGCGCTGAAGTCCTGCTGGTTGTCCGTCGCCTTGTCGGTGGCGGTGACCAGCGGGCCGAGCGCCTTCTTGACCTCGTCGGCCAGACCGGCGCCGTACGCCGACTGGTCGTCGACGACGAACACCTTCTGCGCGTTCAGGCCCTTGATGTAGGCCGCCGCCGCCGGGCCCTGCGAGAAGTCGTTGCCGACGCCGCGGTGGAAGATCGCCCAGCCGTTGTCGGCGAGGCTCGGGCGGGTGGCGGACTGGGTGATGATCGGGAGGCCGGCCTGCTGGAAGATCGGGTCCGCGGTCTCCGACTCACCGGAGAACGCGGGGCCGACCATGCCGACGACCTTGGTGTCGTTGACGGCGCTGGTGGCCAGACCGCCGGCGAGCTCCGGCTTGCCCTGCGAGTCGTAGGCCTGGATCGAGACCTTGCAGTCGGCGTGCTCGGCGTTGTACTGCTTCACGGCCAGGTCGGCAGCCTGCTTACCCGGTGTCACCAGACCAGCGTCAGCGCCGGACAGCGCGCCGAAGAAGCCGATCTTGAGGTCGCACACCTTGCTCGCGTCGGTACTGCCGGAACCGCCGTCGTCCTGCTTACATGCAGCCGCGCCGCCCATGACGAGCGCCGCGAGCGCGACACCGCCGATAGCGCGTACGAAAATCTGCCTCAAGGCTGAAGCCCCTTCTCCATCCATCAGCCCGCCGTCGCGGGCCGGGAGGTTGCAACGACGAACCGGACCGTTCACCCGGTCTGGGGCGGCACGTTATCCCACTACAGCGACCAACGTAAGCCTTCACTAGGCGCGTTGACGCAACCGTTACTTAGGGTGTCGGAATTGGCCCTGTGGGTGTCACAGTCGACGGTCGTCCGCCGAGGTCACGAAGGGGGAAGCCGGCTGGACCAGATGGTGCTGGTGGTGCCGTCGTCGACGGCGAGCAGCAGGGTGCCGCCACCTCCGCCGACGGCCGCGGCGGTGGCGCCGCCCGGTCCGACCTGGACAGGGGTGGTCAGGCTGCGCCACTCCTTACCGGACAGGTCCGACGTCCACAGCCGATGCCCGTCGGCGCCGACGGTGGCGGCCACCAGGCGGTCGTCGAGCACCGCCACGGTCTCGACCCCGGCCACGGCGCCGGAACCGGTGGCGCCGAACCGCGTCACCGCTGACCAACCGCCGCCGTTCGCGTCGCCGTGCCAGGCGCCGAACGCGGTGCCGGCCAGTCCTACGGCGACGATCCCGTCGGCGGTACGCGCCAGCCGCTGCGCCTCCTCGTCGTCCGCTGTCCCAGGAAGTGGGACGCGGGTCCACGACCGGGCATCGACCGACGTCCACACGTAAGGATCACGGTCGATCCGGCCCGCCGGCCGGCCGCCGCCCGCCACCAGCCAGCCGGCCGCCGTAACGGTGGTGTCCAGCGACGAGGTGGCCAGGTCGGGCGAGCTGGCCAGCGGCGGCAGGTCCTCGTGGATCGTGAACTTCGTGGCGTCCGGCGAGGTCCACACCGTGGCGCCGCCGGCCCGGTTGCCGGCGATCAGCCAGCCGCCCGGCCCGCCGCCCGCGATCCGGTTGACGCTCACCTGACGCGCGCCGCCGTAGAGCTCGAAGTCCGTGGACGGGACCGCGACCAGGGTGCCGTCGGCCCGGGACCAGAACGTGCGGACCCGCGGGTTGCCGTGCGCGCCACCGCTCTTGGCCCCGATCGCGCCCACCAGCCCGTCGCGGCAGCCGAGGGCGTAGAGGACGCTGCGGATGGCGTAGTAGTCACCGACCGTGTCGACCGGCCGGGCCGCCCAGCCGGTCAGGCCGGCCGGGTCGGTGGTCGACCAGAGCGCCGGCCGGGTCGCGCCGTCGGGTGACTGCACCGCCCCACCGACGTACCACGCCTGCCCGCACCGGGTGATGTCGCGGGCCAGGACGCGACCGGCGGGACCGGGTGGCACGGGCAGGGTGACCGGCTTCCACTGTGGAGAGACCGGCTGCGGCGGGGTCGGCGGCGGCGCCTCGGCCTCGCAGGCGGCCACGACGAGCAGCAGTGCCGCGAGCGCGGTCGCGACGAACCGGGCCGGCGGGCGCATCGCCGGCTAGCCGTTGTCGGTGGGCTTGTCGGCGGGCTTGTCGGCCGCCTGGCCGCCGGCGCCTTCCGCGACGATCCGGTCGGCCACCTCACGCATGGTCATCCGGTGGTCCATGGCGGTGCGCTGGATCCACTTGAACGCCTGCGGCTCGGTCATGCCGTAGGTCGTCATCAGCGCGCCCTTGGCCCGCTCGACGCTCTTGCGGGTCTCGAGCCGGTCGGAGAGCCCCGCGACCTCGGACTCGAGCGAGGCCATCTCGGCGTAGCGCGACAGCGCGATCTCGATCGCCGGCACCAGGTCGCTCTTCTGGAACGGCTTGACGAGGTAGGCCATGGCGCCCGCGGCGCGCGCCCGCTCGACCAGGTCGCGCTGGCTGAACGCGGTGAGGATGACGACCGGGGCGATGCGCCCGGCGGCGATCCGCTCGGCGGCGGCCAACCCATCCATGATCGGCATCTTGATGTCGAGAATGACCAGGTCGGGCTTGAGCTCCTCGGCCAGCTTGACCGCGGTCTCGCCGTCGGCGGCCTCGCCGACCACGTCGTAACCCTCTTCGGTGAGCATCTCCGAGAGGTCGAGCCGGATCAACGCCTCGTCCTCGGCGATGAGCACGCGCCGACGCTCGGCACTCTGCGACGACTCGCCCACGAAGCCTCTCCCCAGGTGTGCAATCCGCGACCGGCCTGTCCGGTGTCGCGTTCCTTAGCGTAGTAGGTAGGCTGAGTGCGCTTCATCCTCGCGGTGCCCCAGATCCGCGGTCCCCGTAGCCCAATGGCAGAGGCACGGAGCTCAAACCTCCGACAGTGTCGGTTCGAATCCGACCGGGGGCACCACCGGCCCCAGGCGTCCCACTGAGCAGCGCCCCCGCGAGGGGCGCTGCGTAGACTCGGGACAAATCCCCATCAAGGAGTCATCGATGCTGACCATGCAGGACGCCCTGGCCCGGCTCACCGCGTACTGGGTGGACCAGGGTTGCCTCACGGTCCAGCCGACGAACACCGAGGTCGGCGCCGGAACGCTCAACCCGGCCACGTTCCTGCGGGTGCTCGGGCCGGAGCCCTGGCGGGTGGTCTACGTCGAGCCGTCGGTGCGCCCCGACGACTCGCGCTACGGCGAGAACCCCAACCGGATCCAGACCCACACGCAGCTCCAGGTGATCCTCAAGCCCGAGCCCGGCGACGCGCAGGAGCTCTACCTCGGCAGCCTGGCCGCGCTCGGCGTCGACGTGGCCGCCCACGACGTGCGGTTCGTCGAGGACAACTGGGCCTCGCCGGCGCTCGGCGCCTGGGGCCTCGGCTGGGAGGTCTGGCTCGACGGCCTGGAGATCACCCAGTTCACCTACTTCCAGCAGGCCGGCGGGGTCAACCTCGACCCGCCGTCGGTGGAGATCACCTACGGCATGGAGCGGATCATCATGGCGCTCCAGGGTGTCCGGCACTTCAAGGACATCACGTACGCGCCGGGCGTCAGCTACGGCGAGGTGTTCGGCCAGTCCGAGTACGAGATGTCCCGCTACTACCTCGACGACGCCGACGTGGCGACCAACCGCGAGCTGCTCGACCTGTACGCCGCGGAGGCGCAGCGGATGGTCGACACCGGCCTGCCGGTGCCCGCCCACAGCTACGTGCTGAAGAGCTCGCACGCGTTCAACGTGCTCGACGCCCGCGGCGCCGTGTCCACTTCGGACCGGGCCGCCGAGTTCGGCCGCATGCGCCGCCTGGCCGGCGAGGTCGCCAAGCTCTGGATCGCCCGCCGCGAGGAGCTCGGCCACCCGCTCGGCGTCGCCGGATCGGCGCCGGCCGCGACCGCCCCGGCCGCGGCGCCCACCACGGGCACCCGGCAGCTCGTCTTCGAGATCGGCACCGAGGAGATGCCGCCGGCCGAGGCCCGCATGGCCCGCGAGCAGGTGCGCCGGGAGCTGACCGAACGCCTGGGCGGCACCCGCCTGGCCCACGGCGACGTCACGGTGCTGGCCACCCCGCGCCGGATCGTGGCGATCGTCGAGAGCGTCGCCGACCGCGAGCAGGACCACGTCCGCACGGTGCGGGGGCCGAAGGTGGCCGCCGCCTACGACGCCGCCGGTGAGCCGACCCCGGCGGTGCGCGGGTTCGCCCGCTCCCAGGGCGTCGACCTGGCCGACCTCGCCCAGCAGGACGTCAACGGCGTCCCGCACGTGACGGTCGTCAAGCACGAGGCCGGGCGTACGGCCGCCGAGGTGTTGGGCGACGTGCTGGCCAAGGTGGTCGCCGCGCTGCGCTCCGCCAAGAACATGCGGTGGAACGACCCCAGCCTCTCGTTCACGCGGCCGGTCCGCTGGCTCCTGGCGCTGCACGGCGACGAGGTCGTGCCGTTCGCCGTCTCGTCGCTCGCCTCGGGCCGGCAGACGCGGGTCCACCGCACCGCCGAGGCGCCCGTGGTCACCGTCAACAGCGCCGAGATCCACCTCGACACGCTGCGCGCCCACGGCATCCTGGCCGACCCCGACGAGCGCCGGGCGGAGATCGTCGCCGCGGCGCAGCGGCTGGCCGCGGAGGTCGGCGGTCAGGTCGACGTCGACGGCGAGCGGGCGCTGATCGACCAGATCAGCTACCTGGTCGAGTGCCCGACGGCACTGCTGGGCCGGTTCGACGAGAGCTACCTGCGCCTGCCCGAGGCGGTGCTGGCCACGGTGATGCGCAAGCACCAGCGCTACCTGCCGATCCGTGGCGCCGACGGCGACCTGCTCCCCTGCTTCGTCGCGGTGGCCAACGGCACCGTCGACGGGGACCTCGTCCGCGCCGGCAACGAGGCGGTGCTGCGGGCCCGCTACGAGGACGCGGCCTTCTTCTACCGCGCCGACCGCGAGGTGCCGCTGGACGCGATGCGGGCGCGGCTGGAGCGCCTCACCTTCACCGACAAGCTCGGCTCGATGGCCGACCGGGCGGCCAGGATCAGCACGCTGTCGCGGACCCTGGCGGCCGACATCGAGCTCGGCGGGGCCGAGCGCGACACCCTGGGCCGGGCGGCCGAGCTGGTCAAGTTCGACCTGGGCGCGCAGCTGGTCACCGAGATGACGAGCCTCGCCGGGGTGATGGCCCGGGACTACGCCGCGCACGCCGGTGAGCCGGCCGCGGTGGCCGAGGCCGTCTGGGAGAGCGAGCTGCCGCGCAACACCGGCGACGCGGTGCCGGCCCACGCGCCGGGCGCCGTGCTCTCGCTGGCCGACCGCCTCGACCTGGTCGCCGGCCTGGCCGCCACGGTCGGGCTGCCGACCGGCAGCAGCGACCCGTTCGCGGTGCGCCGGGCGGTGCTGGGACTGCTGGCCGTGCACCGCACCGGCCTGGTGCCGGTCAGCCTGACCCGCGGCCTGGCCGAGGCGGCCGCCCTGCAGCCGGTCGAGGTCTCCGCACAGGTGCTGGCCGACGCGGGCGAGTTCCTCGCGCGCCGGCTCGAGCAGGTGCTGGTCGAGGAGGGCCACCCGGTCGACCGGGTCCGGGCGGTGCTGCCGCACGCGGACCGGCCGGCGCTGGCCGACCGGCTGCTGCACCAGCTCGACGAGCTGGCCAAGGACGAGCGGTTCCGGGCGCTGGTGGAGGCGATCCAGCGGTCCCGCCGCATCGTGCCGGCCGGCACGCCCGCCGGCTACGACCCGGCCGCGCTGGTGGAGCCGGCGGAGAAGCGGCTCGACGAGGTCGTCCGGACGGTCTCGGTGCCCGGCCCCGACCTGACCGCGTTCCTGGCGGCCGCGGGCAAGGTCACCGAGCCGGTCAACACCTTCTTCGACGAGGTGTACGTGATGGCCGAGGAGCCGGCGCTGCGGCAGGCGCGACTGGGCCTGCTGGCCACGGTGCGCGACCTGGGCGCCGGCATCCTCGACTGGGACCACCTGCGGCTTTAGGGCGTCAGCAGGATCCGGCCGCCGACACCGCCGGCCACGAGGCGGCGGTGGGCCTCGCCGGCCTCGGCCAGCGGCAGCGTCTCCGTGCGGATCGGCACCAGGCCCTGCCGGAGCGCGGCCAGGGCGGCGACGGCCGCCGGTCGGCCCCGCTCGGGACGCGCGGCCAGGTAGGCGCCGACGTTGAAGCCGAGCAGGCCCAGGTTGGCGTACCAGAGGGCGTTGGTCGAGACCGTGTGCGGCCAGTCGCCGCTGGCGTTGCCGACGAGCAGCATCCGCCCCAGCGGCGCCATCACCTCGAGGCTGTCGGTCCGGACCTGGCCGCCGACGGGGTCGACCACGATGTCGAATCGGGTCTCCAGCGCGGCGACGTCCTCGGCCGCCACGACGTCGTCATAGGGGAAGCCGGCGGCCCTGGCCTTCGACAGAGACGGCCGGCGGACGGTGCCGACGACCGCACCGGCGCCGAGGGTGCGGGCCACGCCCGGGAAAGCCGACGCGAGACCGCCCAGCGCGCCGTGCACCAGCAGCCGCTCCCCCGCCCGCAGGTGCGCCACCTCGGTCAGGGCCAGGTGGGCCGTGGTCGCGTTGGGCAGGGCGGCGACGGCGAGCGCGGGGTCGACGCCGGCGCCGGCCAGGCTGACGGCGAGCCGGGCGTCGACCACCTCGACCTCGGCGTAGCCGCCCGCGGGACCGGTGCCCGACAGGGTCACCACGGGCTCGCCGACCCGGACGTCGTCGACCCCGGCACCGAGCGCCCGGACGGTGCCGGCGACCTCGAGACCCGGCACGTAGGGCGGCTGCGGCAGCCCGGGCCGGTCCCGGTAGTCGCCCTGGCGGATGAACACGTCGATCAACCCGACGGCGGCGTGGCTGACGTCGATGGCGATCTGGCCGGGCCCGGGCTCGGGATCCGGCAGCTCGCTCAGCGCGAAGACCTCGGGCCCGCCGAACCGGGTGACC
Protein-coding regions in this window:
- a CDS encoding branched-chain amino acid ABC transporter permease; translated protein: MTDVRTRWRNFSHGLSERWDRLPKASKIGLIVVFVVFLYALPNKGFYEYLGLPLGEYIPLYTTRNDMATVLFQCGYYILLALGLNIVVGYAGLLDLGFFGFFAVGAYTVATLTSPQSKVFTEYNWLESPWPWLVALPLAIALSLLAGVILGFPVLRLRGDYLAIVTLGFAEMIRIVAQQNDWIFNGDRGIPNIGRPPGTNSDGTPIFQFDAKPYYWLILTVIIGMVFLIRNLVRSRVGRAWVAIREDEDAAELMGVPTYKFKIWAFAMGAGIGGFSGALWAGQANFVNSSTFRLEQSILVLAAVLLGGAGNIFGAILGGFLVIYVPEWLRSVGDVFGLPEQVRIAGEPYDVSATNLRYLFFGIILIVVMIFRPQGLWPNRRRAAELKDREKEAMVGA
- a CDS encoding response regulator yields the protein MGESSQSAERRRVLIAEDEALIRLDLSEMLTEEGYDVVGEAADGETAVKLAEELKPDLVILDIKMPIMDGLAAAERIAAGRIAPVVILTAFSQRDLVERARAAGAMAYLVKPFQKSDLVPAIEIALSRYAEMASLESEVAGLSDRLETRKSVERAKGALMTTYGMTEPQAFKWIQRTAMDHRMTMREVADRIVAEGAGGQAADKPADKPTDNG
- a CDS encoding branched-chain amino acid ABC transporter substrate-binding protein, yielding MRQIFVRAIGGVALAALVMGGAAACKQDDGGSGSTDASKVCDLKIGFFGALSGADAGLVTPGKQAADLAVKQYNAEHADCKVSIQAYDSQGKPELAGGLATSAVNDTKVVGMVGPAFSGESETADPIFQQAGLPIITQSATRPSLADNGWAIFHRGVGNDFSQGPAAAAYIKGLNAQKVFVVDDQSAYGAGLADEVKKALGPLVTATDKATDNQQDFSAIVTKVTSSGATALFYGGYTEEASPFLKQLRAAGYKGTFVGGDGIYDANMLSVTGNADVEGAVATCPCAPATTAKGTFVQDFKAEYNADPGVYADVAYDLTKIFLEAIGEGKSTRADIQAFLKSYNKAGSATGVTYKWDDKGELDPAEVRVWAYVAKNGAWAPDKEIPKA
- a CDS encoding zinc-binding dehydrogenase — protein: MRAAVVTRFGGPEVFALSELPDPEPGPGQIAIDVSHAAVGLIDVFIRQGDYRDRPGLPQPPYVPGLEVAGTVRALGAGVDDVRVGEPVVTLSGTGPAGGYAEVEVVDARLAVSLAGAGVDPALAVAALPNATTAHLALTEVAHLRAGERLLVHGALGGLASAFPGVARTLGAGAVVGTVRRPSLSKARAAGFPYDDVVAAEDVAALETRFDIVVDPVGGQVRTDSLEVMAPLGRMLLVGNASGDWPHTVSTNALWYANLGLLGFNVGAYLAARPERGRPAAVAALAALRQGLVPIRTETLPLAEAGEAHRRLVAGGVGGRILLTP
- a CDS encoding branched-chain amino acid ABC transporter permease encodes the protein MNELINGFPVLTTTGLTQGAIYALIALGYTLVYGVLRLINFAHSDVFMIGTFGAIWTWSAFGFDANSPRPSLGEAFGLIALAIVVAALLCGFFAMLVEVTAYRPLRARNAPPLAFLITAIGASFVLSEGMGAFTNRRQFGVPAMLPTDPVISVGSWSLTPLQISTLAVAVIAMVGLDWFVQRTRFGRGIRAVAQDANTAALMGVNKNRVILLVFLLGGLMAGVAAVMSDMKAASTRFNVGFLIGLKAFAAAVLGGIGNLRGAALGGILLGLVENYGSAVFGTNFRDFIGFLVLILLLMFRPTGLLGESLGRARA
- a CDS encoding glycine--tRNA ligase is translated as MLTMQDALARLTAYWVDQGCLTVQPTNTEVGAGTLNPATFLRVLGPEPWRVVYVEPSVRPDDSRYGENPNRIQTHTQLQVILKPEPGDAQELYLGSLAALGVDVAAHDVRFVEDNWASPALGAWGLGWEVWLDGLEITQFTYFQQAGGVNLDPPSVEITYGMERIIMALQGVRHFKDITYAPGVSYGEVFGQSEYEMSRYYLDDADVATNRELLDLYAAEAQRMVDTGLPVPAHSYVLKSSHAFNVLDARGAVSTSDRAAEFGRMRRLAGEVAKLWIARREELGHPLGVAGSAPAATAPAAAPTTGTRQLVFEIGTEEMPPAEARMAREQVRRELTERLGGTRLAHGDVTVLATPRRIVAIVESVADREQDHVRTVRGPKVAAAYDAAGEPTPAVRGFARSQGVDLADLAQQDVNGVPHVTVVKHEAGRTAAEVLGDVLAKVVAALRSAKNMRWNDPSLSFTRPVRWLLALHGDEVVPFAVSSLASGRQTRVHRTAEAPVVTVNSAEIHLDTLRAHGILADPDERRAEIVAAAQRLAAEVGGQVDVDGERALIDQISYLVECPTALLGRFDESYLRLPEAVLATVMRKHQRYLPIRGADGDLLPCFVAVANGTVDGDLVRAGNEAVLRARYEDAAFFYRADREVPLDAMRARLERLTFTDKLGSMADRAARISTLSRTLAADIELGGAERDTLGRAAELVKFDLGAQLVTEMTSLAGVMARDYAAHAGEPAAVAEAVWESELPRNTGDAVPAHAPGAVLSLADRLDLVAGLAATVGLPTGSSDPFAVRRAVLGLLAVHRTGLVPVSLTRGLAEAAALQPVEVSAQVLADAGEFLARRLEQVLVEEGHPVDRVRAVLPHADRPALADRLLHQLDELAKDERFRALVEAIQRSRRIVPAGTPAGYDPAALVEPAEKRLDEVVRTVSVPGPDLTAFLAAAGKVTEPVNTFFDEVYVMAEEPALRQARLGLLATVRDLGAGILDWDHLRL
- a CDS encoding ABC transporter ATP-binding protein, whose protein sequence is MLLEIDNITLLYGRIQALHGISVNVAEGEIVALIGANGAGKTTTMRAVSGLRAIASGRIRFNGVDISKMRADLRVTQGICQSPEGRGVFPGMSVKDNLEMGAYTRRDSANIAKDMEHVLELFPRLRERFKQPGGTLSGGEQQMLAVGRALMSRPKLLLLDEPSMGLAPKLIQQIFEIITEINQRDGTTILLVEQNAQQALSRAHRAYVLETGRIVKEGTGRELLNDPAVKDAYLGVA
- a CDS encoding ABC transporter ATP-binding protein — encoded protein: MLEVDNVTLRFGGVVALDKVNFNLYEGEILGLIGPNGAGKTTCFNAMTGVYTPTSGEIRFQGQKLAGRARYKITKLGIARTFQNIRLFPEMTALENVMVGADTHHKTSVPSALLRLPRYWQEERSGRERSRELLDFVGIRRHDEAARNLSYGEQRRLEIARALATQPKMLCLDEPAAGFNPAEKDALLQLIRDIRDTGVTVLLIEHDMRLVMGVTDRIVVLEFGKKIAEGSPAEVREDPKVIAAYLGVTEDAA